Genomic window (Argopecten irradians isolate NY chromosome 13, Ai_NY, whole genome shotgun sequence):
tataaatgtatatactgCTGACTGCCGTCTATAAAAGACGGATCCGattatacaataatacaatttaCCATATAagttacctgtgtataaagaacacctgtctataaaagacGGACCCGATTATACAATGGAACAATTTGCTATACAATTAACATCGgtataaaggacaccattcTATAAAAGACGAACCTAATTTTACAATGGTACAATTTACTCTATAATTtccctctgtataaaggacacctgtctttAATTGATGGTTTTgttatgtccctttaatgtCCTTTACAGAGAGGTTAGACTGCACACACAGTAGTAGGTATATCGGAAAATCTGTCGCACAAGGTGCACGTAGcacatttgtatgtatatatatctgtgttaTCGTGTAAGTGACATCAGTACTTAAGATAACGCTGTGATTCaggattgatatatatatatatataaacataatgaTATACCTTAGTAACCTATCACCGTTATAACTTCATCTATACGACGGAACAAGATGAATTTGTCTCAAATCTTCCTTGTCTTCGTCAGTATCACCTTCGTGTACGGTAAGTAGAAGTTAAAACAACCGAAGATAAAAGTAACACTTATTTGATTTCAAAGATAGATCAATAATAAATGTAAACTAACCGAAATGAGATGTCTTGATAATTCACCTTTATatcaatgacgtcatttccgttTTACAAGGATATGATACTGACGGAGTGCATTGTGGGCCTGTATGTATGATATACTGTCACTATGGTAACGTAATGGACGAACGGGGATGCCCCTTATGTGAATGTAGTAAGTAAGGTAATATAAGCtttgatatagatatacatatatattggtATATTTTTACACCATCTCATATCAATATATCCAGACAATTTCAGTACTTAAAATATTACTTATTTGTAAGTCATAAGTTCTATCCGTTTATGTATACGTAATTGCGTTTGATACACAACCTATATATTCATCTCAACCAATATTAGTTTCCTGTAATCAAAATAATAACTGCAATAGTAACTCATTGACCCCTGTaaatttataatgaactgtCTCAGCTTTTGGAgcagaagagtccaaatgtgtctttagggctGAATGAGTTAAAGTTGGTTCATCATTACAGATCCCGCACCTGTGAAAGAACATTGCGAAAAGCCAATGTGCAATGACATCTGCTCTCAGGGTTACGTTAAGGATGCAGACGGTTGTCCCACATGTGAATGTATCATTCCGCAGTAAAAGATAGTGCATGAGTAAGATATTTAAGGCTTCTGTATTAAAGTATAAACTCAGACTGATGCATGCTGTATCTTTAATTACattcaaaacttaaatatatgtattaaatttaaatattgtgtGTCTGTATTCATATCTTAATAACATGTgttcaatataaacattttgtgtCTGTATTCCAAtcttaattacatgtattaaatataaatattgtgtatctgtattcaaatcataattacatgtattaaatataaataatgtgtGTGTATTGTATTTTGTGACCGCACAGACTTATTGTGAGTGTTtttctgtataaatacatatcatgAATTGTTCGTCTTGATATAATTTTTATGTCGTAAGATGTTTATTATAGTATACACGCTATTTTGCAAttatatgttaatgattttaaatgttgaacTATAAGATTTATTCTATTACTTAGTGTACAATCGTGataattattaataaacataaaatatggaCGATTATCTTAATTCATATTGTGTCGAGGATAATACCCTTTTGTACAACAGATAACAGATGAAATGTCATAGAGTTAGCACAATCTCATAGAGGTTACATCGTATACCCGGTGACAGACAAATAATTGTGTGTGCTTCCAGAAGTATAATAAGTAATCAGagaaaaatacatatccttattaccACTCCGTTTACcataggatctgacaacatcccattcgGGATGACCTTAATACCATCtttacttcagatcaaatgcgtTTTCTTCAACTGGCTACATCAATTCAatacgccatttcgtcccagtatacatatactattagctttgttgtgctcttgaggcgagatgactacgtaaacaaaaaataattctgacagcttcttcaaactatttcgtctgACTacgtaaacaaaaaataattctgacagcttcTTCAAACTATTTCTTCCCCTGAAATTGACTTAAACTTCAACATGCCGCAATTCGATTGGctatttccaaaggtcaccttgACGTGatcctaatgggatgttgtcagaccCTCTTATCCAACGAATGAAACTTATGACAATCGTGTGTATAATGTCTAAACATTGCCTTTGGAACGGTTCTTGACCTGCTCGATCTCTGGTGACCAGATAACGCCATTGGTGGAGCACCCGGGTTCGAACTCCGGTTTGCCAGTTTAGTAGCAAGAGAGAAGAAAATGGTTACCGATTAACTTTCCTGGTCATCGATGATAAGCCCAGTCTAATCCCTCTACATCTGAATGATTATAGAGCGTAGCAAGAAAGAAACTTAATCATATGTGAAAGAATCGAAGCCCTTGATTTTAACATATACTGGAGTCAAGAGTAACGAACGAACGAAAAGAAACTGACAAGAGCAAATCTTTGAAATGCTTTAATATACTAGTATTGCACAAACGTTTGTGCTACAAATTACATATCGTATGATATTCTAACACGTCCTGGGTCAATGGTCAAAGTTCGTCTCACGGTAGGTCAATGTTCAACCCATGGCAACAGAGGTCATACCACCATTAAGTTTGCTGAGAGCGTCTTTCTTCTCGTGGTATTTCCTGCCCATATAGACGGCGATGACAAGAGAGATGACAAGAACGATGATCGTAATGATGAGAACAGCGACGAATCCACCTCTGTTCATACAGACATCTGTATCCTCATCGGGGGCTGAAGTCGAGAAGAGTagaacaacaataacaaaacgAGAAGCACGTAAAATACTAAGCCAAACGAATACGGACGAAAATAAGACGGGAAGAATAATTAAGGTATTATTTCTTATCGCAAGATATTAAGAGCAAAAAGTACAAAATGAACAGAACGTAAAATACAAAGGCGAATGTATAAAGACGAAAATAAGACAGGAAGAatagtgaaataaaaatcattcttaGTATTGATCTTTATCGCAATTAATTTGTTGACATGGAGCAGCAGGGGGATAGTGGAGGGTCAGAGTTTATAACGATAAAAGCGAAGGAAGAAATAGGAAATAGTGGAGGGTCAGAGTTATAACGATAAAAGCGAAGGAAGAAATAGGAAATAGTGGAGGGTCAGAGTTATAACGAGGAAGGAAGATAGGAAATAGTGGAGGGTCAGTTATAAACCTAATCGAGGATGATAATCACGAAAAAGATTGTATAGGATAGAAAGATACTAAATACATGGATTTTACTTAGGCAGAAACACAAAAATCGTGAACATTTGACAATAAGAGAAGGTAATACATCGGGAAAAGTTTATAGTGTCGGGCAAGGATAGCAAAAGTCggaaaaatggtgtgaatgtatccagtataatttcatatgaaatagaaaaataaaatctctagTCAAactctgtctgcgtacgaagaaattaatttaaagtatagaaatgtcctcccggctgactatgtccgtggtaaCATTTCCACGCaacctcgctttcaatgctttcaacttttcttttttttcaatagtcagaactgggaaacgtaagcagaacttgaccgtcgtattaatatgtgagaacttttggaaggccaacgaaacgcatttagactggttttctttgcccgactattcactttaatagaAGCGTAAACAAGGGAAATTATGAAGTACAATACACAGTAAAAATGGGTGAAGCGTTATGACATGGGGGAAAGTCAGAAAAGTATAGAAACTAGAACGAAAGATATTGTACAATAAAGAAGGTAAAACGGAAACAATGAGTAACTGAGTAACTTAACTTTATCATATTCGGATAAGTACGTCTAAATGTCGATAACTGAAAAGTGTAAGGTTTTATCTCATTGCTTTAATaagttttattgatagagtcgttttaatttctgttcttcttcattaatgtatttttaatttggATGATTTCGAAAATCCGCTAGAGTTAAGGTAATTGGCCAGTCCTTCCAAATCATAATCAAGGTTATTCGCTGTCACGAAAGTTCTGTCAAATGCTTTCCTAATCCGAGATCGCTCGGTAGTTCAaagaatcttttttttttaatatgaaagGTCATATGTAATGCTAAACCCATACATACTCTGGAGAATCACTTCCTCCGCTGCTATGGTAACGGTGGTGCCAACACTGATGTCATCAATGGCGGGAGCGGCGTCGGCTTGTCTCTTCATGATACCCCTCTTTTTACGGCCATATCCACTACCACCGTTTGAGCAAGTCGCCtaaatatataatgtcattTATCAGTCTGTTAACCTGCAATgtctttttgtttaatttatgtCAAATTCTTAAGCAAAGATTACTCATATAACGTTAGAACTACAACACGACCTTTCTATGCAGAACACATTTGTTTAACCTGCATGATTTTTAAGTCATTCCGATCTATCAGAATTTATAGGTCAGAATGTGATCAGGTATGCaagaatatttcatttgtaattaATCGTGTAACAAGTAACacttattttgaattattaagGATTTCCGTTTAAATCGAATTTTGTTGTTAGTGATTTATATATTTCagcgtctatgaaaaagaatgtccgtTCGTTGTTTTGTAAACCCAAACTATATTTgcaataatgcttataattcaatttaattaactcaatcaggtactaattagacatacatttcAGTGATTtaacttacttttacaataaaactaattgagttgtggcgcattgatatcttatcaaACAGTTCAGTTTAGTCAATGACTGTGCCACTTTTAAAATATCCCGCGAAAAAGTTCTATATGTACGACGTCATAAAAATAACCTCAGAGATCTAACCAATTGAAATGaatgtaacatatgaaataaattattggtATGTATGCTCTAGTATCGTTTTGTATGCAAATATCATGTTTTACATCATGGTAGAGAGTATAATCGGTCGCCATATTATCAATATTGAGATTCATTCCTCCTAATTtgatttcaaaacattccatgagAATATGGGATAACCTTATCAAGCAACATACCGCTGCGCATGATCCTTGACAGACGGTTAAAGTGCACGAAAATGTCATGGCAACAGAACCCCCGTTGAGATCGGTCGTTCGGAAGGCCCCGAAATTGTTGGCAAGGTAGCCTTGGGCAGGTTTAGTGAAGTCAGGGAACAACTCTGTGTCAGCCGCGCACCTGATAGAAAGGATATCacaaatcaaaaacaaattacattttgtttgtaaagagcatgtaaagaaaaaaatgacgtCGTGTTTGTAACCTCGCTTCTGATTGACTGAGATAATGGCACAATGGTTTTATAGAAGAAAGAGttcaaaaattaatttgtaatttcacaGAGATTATCTTaagtaaattgaaatataaggactaatttgaataaattgttaacatgtatattattgGGATATAACCCAAAAATTATAGTGTTCTGTTATCATAAACCGATACATTCaagatatttgtgttatatctgcTTAGCATAAAAAGATTTAGGTTAGGTTAATCCTTAAAGAGAGAGAAAATTTCTTCAAGTGAGATTTCCTTGGGGagctatttttatttttatttatctattgtGATATAAAAACATACTAAATGCATCGACCTTGAGTCGGTCTGACAATGACGAACGAAAATTTATATTCTCCTTATATGGGAAATTCATTTATTTCTAAGGAAAAAAATAACCCACCAAGGGTTTTATTTGCTTTGAAAATACTGAATACGACACAAATGACGCAATTTGAAAGTTATTACATGAATGATTGATATACCTTCGGACATGAGACTATAGATATACCGTAAgtagatttaaatagtattgtgaaatacaaaataatagaGATTATTTATTAGATGTATTTATTTGAAACATATTaagaattataaaacaaaaattatgtaTTCTCATTGTCATCTATATACTCAATATTTTGGAACTAAACATAtctatacaaaaacaaaatggtaattttctaGTAAATTCAGTTTAATTTCCAGAATCCAGAGTTTCTTGAACAGAggaatttaaatttattatgaaGTGTATCTGAAATTTCTTTATGTTTTCATGCGAAATTACCCTCATTTGTAGGTGAATTTCAGGTTAAATTCATATCAAGTTCAAAAATGTTAAACTGACCTGAATACAGCGTCCTTCTGCATAAATATTATAAGTCTTTAGGCTATAGTAGTTTAAAACCCTGCAGTTGTTATGAATAAGACTCAATTTACATAGTTATACAGATAGACTTTCGCTTCATggatattttctaaaatatgaTGCTTCGTTCTCTACAGCATATTGCACTATTACTCGACTTCTATACTTGTTATACCACCCCTGACGTCCATTACTTTACTCGTTTTCTCCCTTAACGTATCCCAAGACATCATGAGTTTCCATAGCAATCATAATGACCCGAGTACGCGATGTTTGCTTTGCTTATTAAACAATTCTAAAGTAATTCTTTTAACATctgaatacttttttttttttactttaccGGTGTTTACAACATTTGGatctgtttttgatagataaagagaAGAGAACTccgaaataaattttaaaaagtctTACGAGGCTGATATAATGTTGATAGTCGACGCTGTACACTCCCTAGCAACGATGTCGAAGTCAGCtgtaaattgaaaaataaaaacgtt
Coding sequences:
- the LOC138306040 gene encoding uncharacterized protein, with product MEPITTLVIFAVLAALGQAQFAPTLTVNSCTASKLQLTLENAADGGIIYIQGQTSACKQTTSSASTVHEFDFASCGISWASSFKMIVQKKALYQTGDDKQIPIMCIMDLTDLTVANNLNALDKDDDAGQNLTVKPTASMKLYRSGIDIGGGSVQLTDSLTMSIELDAEFQADFDIVARECTASTINIISASCAADTELFPDFTKPAQGYLANNFGAFRTTDLNGGSVAMTFSCTLTVCQGSCAAATCSNGGSGYGRKKRGIMKRQADAAPAIDDISVGTTVTIAAEEVILQTPDEDTDVCMNRGGFVAVLIITIIVLVISLVIAVYMGRKYHEKKDALSKLNGGMTSVAMG
- the LOC138306663 gene encoding BPTI/Kunitz domain-containing protein 4-like yields the protein MNLSQIFLVFVSITFVYGYDTDGVHCGPVCMIYCHYGNVMDERGCPLCECNPAPVKEHCEKPMCNDICSQGYVKDADGCPTCECIIPQ